Proteins co-encoded in one Thamnophis elegans isolate rThaEle1 chromosome 1, rThaEle1.pri, whole genome shotgun sequence genomic window:
- the PARK7 gene encoding protein/nucleic acid deglycase DJ-1: MGSKRALVILAKGAEEMETVIPTDLMRRAGISVMVAGLSGKEPVQCSRDVVICPNTSLEEAKKKGPYDVVVLPGGNLGAQNLSDSPLVKEVLKDQESRKGLIAAICAGPTALLAHRISFGSKVTTHPLAKDKMMSGDHYKYSENRVEKDGHIMTSRGTGTSFEFGLVIVETLLGKEVATQTKAPLVLKD; this comes from the coding sequence ATGGGCTCCAAGCGAGCGCTGGTGATTTTGGCCAAAGGGGCGGAAGAAATGGAAACGGTCATCCCGACGGATCTCATGCGCAGAGCAGGAATTTCTGTGATGGTAGCGGGATTGTCTGGGAAGGAGCCTGTCCAGTGCAGCCGCGATGTCGTGATTTGTCCCAATACGAGTTTGGAAGAAGCCAAGAAGAAGGGGCCTTATGATGTGGTGGTCCTGCCAGGgggcaacctgggagctcagaaCTTGTCAGATTCCCCCCTGGTGAAAGAGGTGCTGAAGGATCAGGAGAGCAGGAAGGGCCTCATTGCAGCCATATGCGCAGGTCCCACAGCTCTCCTCGCCCACAGAATCAGCTTTGGAAGCAAAGTGACCACTCACCCCTTGGCCAAAGACAAGATGATGAGTGGAGATCACTACAAATACTCAGAGAATCGGGTGGAAAAAGATGGGCACATCATGACGAGCCGCGGAACGGGCACCAGTTTCGAATTTGGCCTGGTGATCGTGGAAACGCTGCTGGGGAAGGAAGTGGCCACCCAGACGAAGGCGCCTCTCGTCCTTAAGGACTAG